The Flavobacterium marginilacus genome window below encodes:
- a CDS encoding MFS transporter yields the protein MQYFNFIGWYKAKGKYKKNYRDVKASYLLRIRMAVSMFYFAMGLCFATWASRIPTIKSTLHLSDGQLGTILFALPVGQLTMMYFSGKLVTRFGSHRILPFAISMYAVSLTNLGLAQNAWQLALALYAFGIFGNLTNISVNTQGIYTEGLFKRTIMSSFHGMWSLAGFTGALVGLGMLALQLSTYTHFLIVAFTAFLLIGLNFKLLIKAKETVKAEKKKGFRKPDKTLILLGVIGFCSMASEGIMFDWSGVFFKDIVKAPGALIILGYTSFMIMMASGRFFGDKLINKYGRKKVMQISGIMISSGFFTAVAFPYIIPSMLAFMVIGLGVSTVVPTLYSIAGKHPTIPTGEALTTVSSVSFLGFLMGPPVIGHIAELSSLRFSFAFIGIFGFLIAFMVGRIKVISE from the coding sequence TTGCAATATTTTAATTTTATAGGGTGGTATAAAGCCAAAGGAAAATACAAAAAAAACTATCGAGATGTCAAAGCATCCTATCTGCTTAGGATTCGTATGGCGGTTTCTATGTTTTATTTTGCTATGGGTTTGTGTTTTGCGACTTGGGCAAGCCGTATTCCAACTATTAAATCAACTTTGCATTTAAGTGACGGGCAATTAGGTACTATTCTTTTTGCGTTGCCAGTCGGGCAGTTAACGATGATGTATTTTTCGGGAAAATTAGTGACCCGTTTCGGCAGTCATCGGATTTTACCTTTTGCTATTTCAATGTATGCAGTAAGTTTAACCAATTTGGGATTGGCACAAAATGCATGGCAATTGGCACTTGCATTGTATGCTTTCGGAATTTTTGGTAACCTGACCAATATCTCTGTAAACACTCAGGGCATTTATACCGAAGGGCTTTTTAAAAGAACCATTATGTCCTCTTTTCACGGAATGTGGAGTTTAGCTGGATTTACTGGTGCGCTGGTAGGTTTGGGGATGTTAGCGTTACAGCTTAGTACGTATACTCATTTTTTAATCGTTGCTTTTACTGCTTTTTTGTTAATTGGTCTCAATTTCAAACTCTTGATAAAAGCCAAGGAAACGGTTAAGGCGGAGAAGAAAAAAGGATTCCGTAAACCAGATAAGACCTTGATTTTACTTGGAGTTATAGGATTTTGCAGTATGGCCAGCGAAGGAATTATGTTTGATTGGAGTGGGGTTTTCTTCAAAGATATTGTCAAAGCGCCAGGTGCGCTGATAATTTTGGGTTACACTTCGTTTATGATTATGATGGCCAGCGGGCGTTTTTTTGGGGACAAATTAATCAATAAATATGGGCGAAAAAAAGTAATGCAGATTAGTGGAATCATGATTTCATCTGGTTTCTTTACTGCAGTGGCTTTTCCATATATAATTCCATCAATGCTTGCTTTTATGGTTATCGGATTGGGAGTTTCTACTGTAGTTCCTACTTTGTACAGTATCGCAGGAAAACACCCGACAATACCAACTGGTGAAGCTCTGACAACTGTTTCAAGTGTGAGTTTCTTAGGCTTTTTGATGGGGCCGCCCGTTATAGGCCATATAGCCGAACTTTCAAGTCTGCGGTTTTCCTTCGCATTTATTGGAATCTTCGGTTTTCTTATCGCTTTTATGGTAGGACGCATAAAAGTGATTAGTGAATAA